The bacterium genome segment TCGCGCCGCCAGTTGGTCCGATGAGATTGATAACTGCGTACATCAGAACCACCTCATCAGAGTCAGCCCTGGACCGAATCTCAGCCCGAAGTTCCTGAGTCTGTATTGGAACGCACCTCACACTGCGTCCCTGTTGCGTGACGTCGCTAGCTCGACGAGCGGCCTCTACACGCTGAGCACCAGAAAGATCAAGTCGATTCCGATTCCGGTGGCGCCTCTGTCTGAGCAAGAGCGGATTGCTGCGAGAATCGTGGGACAGCTCGAGAAGCAGGACCGACTCCGAGAGTCCATCCGATATGCGCTAGATCGAGTGACATCCCTCCGGCGATCAGTCTTGTCGACGGCGTTCTCTGGGCGGCTCGTGGCGCAGGATCCCACCGATGAGCCTGCGTCGGTGCTTCTCGATCGCATCGCCGCGTCCCGCCCGGCGAAGCCGGGTCACCAGAGGAGGACACCATGACCGCCGATCCGACAGCTCTGGTGCAGAGGCTCTGGGACTTCTGCGACGTCCTGCGAGACGACGGGTTGTCGTACGGGGAGTACTTGGAGCAGCTCACCTATCTGCTCTTCCTGAAGATGGCCGACGAGCAGTACGAGCAACTCGGCGGCGAGCGGGTGGTGCCCGGCGGGTTCGACTGGCCGTCGCTGCTGCGGCGCTCGGGCGTCGAGTTGGAGCAGCAC includes the following:
- a CDS encoding type I restriction-modification system subunit M N-terminal domain-containing protein; translation: MTADPTALVQRLWDFCDVLRDDGLSYGEYLEQLTYLLFLKMADEQYEQLGGERVVPGGFDWPSLLRRSGVELEQHYSAILERLGTGDDMLGVVFGKARNRVQDPAKLERLIKEFVDRHEWLSLDADLKGDAYEGLIE